The Pseudomonas hefeiensis genomic sequence CCTGACCCTGGACATGCCAGGCCAGAGCGCCAACACCATGAATGCGACGTACCGCGAGGCCATGGCCGCCTGCGTCGCCCGGCTGACTGCCGAAAGAGACTCGATTGCCGGGGTGATCATTACCTCGGCCAAGAAAACCTTCTTCGCTGGCGGCGACCTCAACGAACTGGTCAAGGTCGGTAAACCCCAAGCCAAGGCATTCTATGACATGGTTCTCGGGCTCAAGGCGCAACTGCGTGCCCTGGAAACCCTGGGAAAACCGGTGGTGGCGGCCATCAATGGCGCAGCCCTGGGCGGTGGCTGGGAAATCTGCCTGGCTTGCCATCATCGTGTGGCACTGGATCACCCGTCGGTGCAGATTGGCCTGCCGGAAGTCACTCTGGGCCTGTTGCCCGGTGGCGGCGGGGTGGTGCGGATGGTGCGGTTGCTTGGCTTGGAAAAGGCCTTGCCGTATCTGCTCGAGGGTAAGAAGGTGCGCCCGCAACAGGCGCTGCAGGCCGGTCTGGTCGATGAGCTGGCGGTGGATCGCGAGGACCTGTTGAACAAGTCCAGGGCCTGGATTCTCGCCAACCCAAGCGTGGTCCAGCCTTGGGACATGAAGGGCTATCAGATCCCGGGTGGCACGCCGTCTCATCCGAAAGTCGCGCAAATGCTGGCGATAGCACCTTCGATCCTGCGCAACAAAACCCAGGGTTGCCTGCCCGCGCCCGAGAAAATTCTCTGCGCGGCGGTGGAAGGTGCCCAGGTGGATTTCGACACCGCCCACGTGATCGAAACCCGCTACTTCACCGAGCTGACCACCGGCCAGGTGGCCAAGAACCTGATTGGCACTTTCTGGTTCCAGCTCAACGAAATCAAGGCCGGTGGTTCGCGTCCGCAGGGCTTTGCACCTCATCTGACGCAAAAACTCGGGGTACTCGGCGCCGGCATGATGGGGGCTGGTATCGCCTGCGTCAGCGCTATAGCCGGCATTGAAGTGGTGCTCAAGGACGTCAGCCTTGCCGCCGCCGAGAAGGGTAAGGCCCGTGCGGTGGCGCTGCTGGATAAACAGGTCGCCCGCGGGCGGCTCACCGCCGAACAGCGCGACGCCACGCTGGCGCGGATTCAAGCCACTGACAGCGGCGCTGACTTGGCCGGTTGCGATCTGATCATCGAGGCCGTGTTTGAAGATCGCGCCCTGAAAGCCAGCGTCTCAGCCGCTGCGCAAGCGGTTGTTGGGGCGGACGCGGTGATCGCCTCCAACACCTCGACCTTGCCCATCACCGGCCTGGCGACGGCTGTGCCGGACCAGACGAAGTTCATCGGCCTGCATTTCTTCAGCCCGGTGGAGAAAATGCCTCTGGTGGAAATCATCAAGGGCGCCCGCACCAGCGACGAGACCTTGGCACGAGGTTTCGATTTCGTTCTGCAAATCAACAAGACGCCGATTGTGGTCAACGACAGTCGTGGCTTCTTCACCTCCCGGGTATTCGGCACCTTTACCAACGAAGGCATCGCCATGCTGGGCGAGGGCGTGAGCGCACCGATGATCGAGACCGAGGCGCGCAAGGCCGGGATGCCGATTGGACCTCTGGCAATCTCTGATGAAGTTTCCCTCAGCCTGATGAGCCATATCCGCGAGCAAACCGCCAAGGACCTGCGAGCGGAAGGGAAAACGCCGATCGAGCACCCCGCGTTCGCCGTGATTGACTTGCTGCTCAACGAATACAAACGACCAGGCAAAGCCGCCGGGGGCGGTTTCTATGAGTACCCGGCCGACGGGCAAAAGCACCTGTGGCCGGAACTCAAAAGCCGTTTCGAGAAAGCCGACGGGCAGATTTCGCCACAGGACATCCGCGATCGCCTGCTGTTCATCCAGGCCCTGGAAACCGTGCGTTGTGTGGAGGAGGGCGTGCTCACCGCGACGGCGGACGCCAACGTCGGCTCGGTCTTCGGTATCGGTTTCGCAGCCTGGACCGGCGGTGCGTTGCAGTTCATCAACCAGTACGGCCTGGAGGATTTTGTCGCCCGCGCTCAGTATCTGGCCGAGCAGTATGGCGAGCGTTTCTCGCCACCGGGCTTGTTACTGGAGAAAGCCGCCAGGCAAGAACTGTTCTGACCGGCAGGGAAGGGGCTTGCCTTGAGGCGGTGTTTCAAGGCACGCTCAGGGTGTGCATTATTCCCATCATCGTGTCAGGTATTTTTTATGTCGCTGCGCATCTGCATTTTGGAAACCGATATCTTGCGTGCGGAACTGATTGACCAATATCAGGGTTACGGGCAGATGTTCCAGCGCCTGTTTTCACAACAGCCCGTCGCGGCTGAGTTCATTGTGTATAACGTCATGCAGGGGCAATACCCCAACGATGATGAGCAGTTCGACGCGTACCTGGTGACCGGCAGCAAAGCCGATTCCTTCGGCACCGACCCCTGGATTCAAACCCTCAAGACCTTCCTGCTGGACCGCTACCAGCGAGGCGACAAGTTACTGGGCGTGTGCTTCGGTCATCAACTGCTGGCGCTGTTGCTGGGCGGCAAGGCCGAGCGCGCCACTCAGGGCTGGGGCGTGGGCACGCACCGCTACAAGCTCGCGGCCAAGGCGCCATGGATGAGCCCGGTGATGGAAGAACTGACCCTGCTGATCAGTCACCAGGACCAGGTCACCGAATTGCCGGAAAACGCCACGGTCATCGCGTCCAGTGATTTTTGCCCGTTCGCCGCCTACCACATCAACGATCAGGTGCTGTGCTTCCAGGGCCACCCGGAATTCATCCACGATTATTCCCGGGCGCTGCTGGAGATTCGCCAGCAACACCTGGGTGAGCAGATCTACAGTCAAGGCATGGCCAGTCTTGAACAGGCGCATCACGGCACAACAGTAGCTGAATGGATGATGCGTTTTGTCGCGCACAAGCCTGAGACCGAAGCGGCCCAAGGCTAAAACACCCTCGCCCCCCACATTTGACAGGCAGGCGATCAAATGTGGGTGCGAGCCTGCTCGCGATGAATGTCACGCCAGCCTCAACTGCATACACGCTCGCCTACAACCACCCCGAACGCTTGAAGCTCCCCCACAACGCGGTACAGCCCACCGCAATAAACCCCAGTACCAGAAAGTACCCGTAGTGCCATGTCAATTCCGGCATGTTCTCGAAGTTCATCCCATAGATTCCGGCCACCGCGGTGGGAAACGCCAGGATCGCCGCCCACGCCGCGAACTTGCGCTGTACCACGCTCTGGCGCGACGCTTCGAGCAGCACGCCGATTTCAATGGTCTGGCTGGCAATGTCCGCCAGCGTCGCCAGGTCTTCCATTTGCCGCGTGACATGAATCTGCACATCACGGAAGTACGGGCTCATGTTTTTGTCGATGAAGGGGAAGTCCAGTCTTTGCAGTTCTTCGCTGATTTCCACCATGGGTGCTGCGTAACGACGCAGGCGTAATACGTCACGGCGCAAACTGTGCAAGTTCTGAATATCCCGCTCGTTCAGGGCGCTGCACAGTACGTTGCGCTCCAGTTCATCGATCTCGGCGTGAATGGCTTCACCCACCGGCTGGTAGTTTTCAATGACGAAATCCAGGATGGCATAGAGAACGAAATCTTCCCCGTGCTCCAGCAGAATGGGCCGCGCCTCACAGCGCTGTCGCACATGGGCGTAGGACGCCGAGTGGCCATTGCGGGCGGTGATGATGTAGCCGTTGCCGGCGAAGATATGAGTCTCGATGAACTGCAGCTTGCCGTCCTTGCGCACTGGTGAATACGTGACGATAAACAGCGCATCGCCAAAGGTCTCCAGCTTGGGGCGGCTGTGCTTCTCCATCGCGTCTTCAATCGCCAATTCATGCAGATTGAATTGACGTTGCAGGTTGGTCAGCTCCTGGGTGCTGGGCTCTTCAAGCCCGATCCAGACAAAATGACCGGGTTTGGCTGCCCAGGTGCTGCCTTCGTCGAGGGTGATGTTGGTGACTTTCTTACCGGCGCTGTAAACCGCAGCAGCAACGACTCTACCCATGATGGTGGTTCACTTCTTCTTGGAAAATGGCAGTGGCAGGCAATCTGTAGCTTAGTGTGCCCTGCTGCTTGAGAGTCAGCAAAATCCGCTGAGTTCGCCGGTAGAGTCAAATGCCATACAGGTAAAATCAGAATCGTGCGGGCTTTTGTGGCGAGGGGATTTATCCCCGCTGGCTGCGCAGCAGCCATCTCACAGCGAACTCAACCTACCTGACACTCCGAGTTGCCTGTCT encodes the following:
- a CDS encoding 3-hydroxyacyl-CoA dehydrogenase NAD-binding domain-containing protein encodes the protein MSDAIRYETGQDRIVVLTLDMPGQSANTMNATYREAMAACVARLTAERDSIAGVIITSAKKTFFAGGDLNELVKVGKPQAKAFYDMVLGLKAQLRALETLGKPVVAAINGAALGGGWEICLACHHRVALDHPSVQIGLPEVTLGLLPGGGGVVRMVRLLGLEKALPYLLEGKKVRPQQALQAGLVDELAVDREDLLNKSRAWILANPSVVQPWDMKGYQIPGGTPSHPKVAQMLAIAPSILRNKTQGCLPAPEKILCAAVEGAQVDFDTAHVIETRYFTELTTGQVAKNLIGTFWFQLNEIKAGGSRPQGFAPHLTQKLGVLGAGMMGAGIACVSAIAGIEVVLKDVSLAAAEKGKARAVALLDKQVARGRLTAEQRDATLARIQATDSGADLAGCDLIIEAVFEDRALKASVSAAAQAVVGADAVIASNTSTLPITGLATAVPDQTKFIGLHFFSPVEKMPLVEIIKGARTSDETLARGFDFVLQINKTPIVVNDSRGFFTSRVFGTFTNEGIAMLGEGVSAPMIETEARKAGMPIGPLAISDEVSLSLMSHIREQTAKDLRAEGKTPIEHPAFAVIDLLLNEYKRPGKAAGGGFYEYPADGQKHLWPELKSRFEKADGQISPQDIRDRLLFIQALETVRCVEEGVLTATADANVGSVFGIGFAAWTGGALQFINQYGLEDFVARAQYLAEQYGERFSPPGLLLEKAARQELF
- a CDS encoding magnesium and cobalt transport protein CorA encodes the protein MGRVVAAAVYSAGKKVTNITLDEGSTWAAKPGHFVWIGLEEPSTQELTNLQRQFNLHELAIEDAMEKHSRPKLETFGDALFIVTYSPVRKDGKLQFIETHIFAGNGYIITARNGHSASYAHVRQRCEARPILLEHGEDFVLYAILDFVIENYQPVGEAIHAEIDELERNVLCSALNERDIQNLHSLRRDVLRLRRYAAPMVEISEELQRLDFPFIDKNMSPYFRDVQIHVTRQMEDLATLADIASQTIEIGVLLEASRQSVVQRKFAAWAAILAFPTAVAGIYGMNFENMPELTWHYGYFLVLGFIAVGCTALWGSFKRSGWL
- a CDS encoding amidotransferase, producing the protein MSLRICILETDILRAELIDQYQGYGQMFQRLFSQQPVAAEFIVYNVMQGQYPNDDEQFDAYLVTGSKADSFGTDPWIQTLKTFLLDRYQRGDKLLGVCFGHQLLALLLGGKAERATQGWGVGTHRYKLAAKAPWMSPVMEELTLLISHQDQVTELPENATVIASSDFCPFAAYHINDQVLCFQGHPEFIHDYSRALLEIRQQHLGEQIYSQGMASLEQAHHGTTVAEWMMRFVAHKPETEAAQG